One genomic window of Actinoplanes lobatus includes the following:
- a CDS encoding AAA family ATPase, whose product MAEPGVVLTAVPEEPRHRGMHLAVVAADVAPRLGVSGGHDDRAPRYVRLVNPATGAAGYARLHTGEHLAPGIVAVQGYILDNAGITAGENVRVERWDPERDARPATEVTLTRVAGLPAGRVQAGGVRVRLTDSGLTFVPGHRFSLPAGGADLTFEVVAADPPDVPVRCTPETVLTLQDATGPDTADRTTGRPEAAEDVFADIGGLDAAIRRITELVIWPAEQPELFTRLGIGAARGIILHGPPGTGKTLLARAVAKRMGAHFFLINGPEVMSKFYGEAERRLREVFAEAAEKQPSVVFIDELDSIAPSRDRVSGDLEVRLVSQLLTLLDGLHGRGQVVVIGATNRPAAIDPALRRPGRFDHEVEIAAPDQAGRRDILRVHSRGTPLAAGVNLDDLAERTVGFVGADLASLVQEAAFAAARRLMGGGLDPASLSRAEVGPDDFAEGLRTVAAVGVPATAPGAQRTRLGRSDRPGGRETGPAPARRLAAHPAGTAGRARRGPARRAAAHRTAARRQDRPGRGAGPADVGDAPAPAGDRAAQPVGG is encoded by the coding sequence GTGGCCGAACCCGGCGTCGTCCTGACCGCCGTGCCGGAGGAGCCGCGGCATCGCGGCATGCATCTGGCCGTCGTGGCGGCCGACGTCGCCCCGCGACTCGGCGTCTCCGGCGGGCACGACGACCGCGCACCCCGGTACGTCCGGCTGGTGAACCCGGCCACCGGAGCGGCCGGATACGCCCGCCTGCACACCGGCGAGCACCTCGCGCCGGGCATCGTGGCGGTGCAGGGATACATCCTGGACAACGCCGGAATCACCGCCGGCGAGAACGTCCGGGTGGAGCGGTGGGATCCGGAGCGGGACGCCCGGCCCGCGACCGAGGTGACGCTGACCCGGGTGGCCGGTCTCCCGGCCGGCCGGGTGCAGGCCGGCGGGGTACGGGTACGCCTCACCGACTCCGGGCTCACCTTCGTGCCCGGCCACCGGTTCTCGCTGCCGGCCGGCGGGGCGGACCTGACCTTCGAGGTGGTCGCCGCCGACCCGCCGGACGTACCGGTCCGGTGCACCCCGGAGACCGTGCTGACCCTCCAGGACGCCACCGGCCCGGACACCGCCGACCGCACCACCGGCCGCCCGGAGGCCGCGGAGGACGTCTTCGCGGACATCGGTGGCCTGGACGCGGCGATCCGGCGGATCACCGAGCTGGTCATCTGGCCGGCCGAGCAGCCGGAGCTGTTCACCCGGCTCGGTATCGGCGCGGCCCGCGGCATCATCCTGCACGGCCCGCCGGGCACCGGTAAGACCCTGCTCGCCCGGGCCGTGGCCAAGCGGATGGGTGCGCACTTCTTCCTGATCAACGGCCCGGAGGTGATGTCCAAGTTCTACGGTGAGGCCGAACGCCGGCTGCGCGAGGTGTTCGCCGAGGCGGCCGAGAAACAGCCGAGCGTGGTCTTCATCGACGAGCTGGACTCGATCGCGCCGTCTCGGGACCGGGTCTCCGGCGACCTGGAGGTACGCCTGGTCAGCCAGCTGCTCACGCTGCTGGACGGGTTGCACGGCCGCGGCCAGGTGGTGGTCATCGGCGCCACCAACCGGCCGGCGGCGATCGATCCGGCACTGCGCCGGCCGGGCCGCTTCGACCACGAGGTGGAGATCGCCGCACCGGATCAGGCCGGGCGCCGCGACATCCTGCGGGTGCACAGCCGTGGCACCCCGCTGGCCGCCGGTGTGAACCTCGACGACCTGGCCGAACGGACCGTCGGGTTCGTCGGCGCCGACCTGGCCAGCCTGGTGCAGGAGGCGGCGTTCGCGGCGGCCCGGCGCCTGATGGGTGGCGGTCTGGATCCGGCGTCGCTGAGCCGCGCCGAGGTGGGCCCGGACGACTTCGCCGAAGGGCTGCGGACCGTGGCAGCCGTCGGCGTTCCGGCAACTGCGCCCGGCGCTCAGCGGACCCGACTGGGACGATCTGACCGGCCTGGAGGCCGCGAAACAGGCCCTGCTCCAGCTCGTCGACTGGCCGCTCACCCGGCGGGAACGGCTGGCCGGGCTCGGCGTGGCCCGGCCCGGCGCGCTGCTGCTCACCGGACCGCCGCTCGGCGGCAAGACCGGCCTGGTCGGGGCGCTGGCCCGGCGGATGTCGGCGACGCTCCTGCGCCTGCCGGCGATCGAGCTGCTCAGCCCGTGGGCGGGTGA
- a CDS encoding AAA family ATPase yields the protein MARRMSATLLRLPAIELLSPWAGEAERMIRDIFVKARQTSPSIVLIDDLDRLTAGDPDLVRRLLAQVDNEMTQLTYATAASVIVTARTGGLPPAVRHDPLFSDVVELGLPSSTEIRTVVQRRLAPYLDGEVTADELAAELRDRSIGEALRVCDDALTGALWDEPDHPVVRKQHLITALDRATHTRTTSPEEDELSV from the coding sequence CTGGCCCGGCGGATGTCGGCGACGCTCCTGCGCCTGCCGGCGATCGAGCTGCTCAGCCCGTGGGCGGGTGAGGCCGAGCGGATGATCCGCGACATCTTCGTGAAGGCCCGGCAGACGTCGCCGAGCATCGTGCTCATCGACGATCTCGACCGGCTCACCGCCGGCGATCCCGACCTGGTCCGTCGCCTGCTCGCGCAGGTGGACAACGAGATGACCCAACTGACGTACGCCACCGCGGCCTCGGTGATCGTGACCGCCCGTACCGGGGGCCTGCCTCCGGCGGTCCGGCACGACCCGCTCTTCTCCGACGTCGTCGAGCTGGGCCTGCCGTCGTCCACGGAGATCCGTACGGTCGTGCAGCGCCGCCTCGCCCCGTACCTGGACGGGGAGGTGACCGCCGACGAGCTGGCCGCCGAACTCCGCGACCGTTCGATCGGCGAGGCGCTGCGGGTCTGCGACGACGCGCTGACCGGCGCGCTGTGGGACGAGCCGGATCACCCGGTCGTCCGGAAACAACACCTCATCACGGCTCTCGACCGTGCCACACACACCCGTACCACCAGTCCGGAGGAGGACGAGCTCAGTGTCTGA
- a CDS encoding calcium-binding protein, whose product MRRKIWLPRAAAVLVASASAVAFTGQSAFAAATGVAKVSGTTVTFVAATSATNAVVVSGSGRTITIDDRVAVKAGAGCKAVKGDKTKVKCTATKNVKSLKVYLQNGNDTFVTRVGGGVPVTVNGGAGDDTITGGTGADTLFGGDGNDRIYGLESRDSIAGQNGNDILVGGRGDDTQAGGAGNDTLIDDHGTDTLRGEAGNDSLSGGAGDDKLFGGDGDDVLNGGSDKDTVNGEGGADNLQGGTGDDVVDGGVGTDVASYAYLSASMELSINMAYTPNRGNGRVHNSIGGQTEYEMLFGIENLVGHSGADFIYGDAKANVIHTGSGADSVYAGDGDDTVYGGLGGDYLSGEGGDDRLYAEPAGSSTGREVILAGENVTETPGDTCYIPNVTDNVQVGCETLLAAPPA is encoded by the coding sequence ATGAGACGCAAGATCTGGCTGCCCCGGGCGGCTGCGGTGCTGGTCGCCTCCGCTTCGGCGGTCGCCTTCACCGGCCAGTCCGCCTTCGCCGCCGCCACGGGCGTGGCGAAGGTGTCCGGCACCACGGTCACCTTCGTCGCCGCGACCAGCGCCACCAATGCCGTGGTGGTCAGCGGCTCGGGTCGGACGATCACGATCGACGACCGGGTCGCCGTCAAGGCGGGCGCCGGATGTAAAGCGGTCAAGGGTGACAAGACCAAGGTCAAGTGCACCGCCACGAAGAACGTCAAGTCGCTCAAGGTCTACCTGCAGAACGGGAACGACACCTTCGTCACCCGGGTCGGTGGCGGCGTCCCGGTGACCGTCAACGGTGGCGCGGGCGACGACACGATCACCGGCGGCACCGGGGCGGACACCCTCTTCGGTGGCGATGGCAACGACCGCATCTACGGCCTGGAAAGCCGTGACTCGATCGCCGGGCAGAACGGCAACGACATCCTGGTCGGCGGCCGGGGTGACGACACGCAGGCCGGCGGCGCGGGGAACGACACGCTGATCGACGACCACGGCACCGACACCCTGCGGGGTGAGGCCGGCAACGACAGCCTGAGCGGCGGCGCGGGCGACGACAAGCTGTTCGGCGGAGACGGCGACGACGTGCTCAACGGCGGTTCCGACAAGGACACGGTGAACGGCGAGGGCGGTGCCGACAACCTCCAGGGAGGTACCGGCGACGACGTGGTCGACGGCGGTGTGGGCACCGACGTTGCGAGCTACGCGTACCTGAGCGCGAGCATGGAACTGAGCATCAACATGGCGTACACCCCGAACCGGGGCAACGGCCGCGTACACAACTCGATCGGCGGCCAGACCGAGTACGAGATGCTCTTCGGGATCGAGAACCTGGTCGGTCACTCGGGCGCCGACTTCATCTACGGCGACGCCAAGGCGAACGTCATCCACACCGGCTCGGGCGCCGACTCCGTCTACGCCGGGGACGGCGACGACACCGTCTACGGCGGGCTGGGCGGCGACTACCTCAGCGGCGAGGGCGGCGACGACCGGCTCTACGCCGAGCCCGCCGGGTCCAGCACCGGGCGCGAGGTCATCCTCGCCGGCGAGAACGTGACCGAGACGCCCGGCGACACCTGCTACATCCCCAACGTCACCGACAACGTCCAGGTCGGCTGCGAGACCCTGCTCGCCGCCCCGCCGGCCTAA
- a CDS encoding Eco57I restriction-modification methylase domain-containing protein: MKLASEVSADKLRGGFYSPAGLVRVCLERVSTLATGTGSLRVLEPSAGDGAFLRGIVAHPLRERVGDVVAVEILEPEAAACRDGGAALGESLHVHHGSFLDDHVQPAPSFDVVVGNPPFVRFQFVDADERRKAEAIATRLGVALKGVSNLWIPILLKAVSCLRTGGVFAFILPAEFLTGISASTVRDWLLAHTTELRIDLFPPNSFPAVLQEVVVLSGRRLDVSAGTANLTVFDHSGDRPAWSHQVRPGTPTWTNFLLTPAQADAYTGASRLAGCIGLGGAVRFRVATVTGANDFFSVDEATVERYELEPWARPLLPRIRNAPGLVFTQRDHDRILSEGGKGRLLDFAATAPDPSEVSGPTGYLGLGERDLLHERYKCRIRTPWYRVPVVAPGELLLSKRSHLFPRVVLNTVSAVTTDTIYQGRLTAAYARRGRAVAASFHNSLTILSAEIEGRSFGGGVLELVPSEVARLRIFVADELAEDLGRLDAISRSTDPDKDSLLVEETDRRLAKAVDGLDDSVLATLADARRTLLQRRLDRNRS, encoded by the coding sequence GTGAAGCTGGCCAGTGAGGTCTCCGCCGACAAGCTGCGGGGCGGCTTCTACTCGCCGGCCGGGCTGGTCCGGGTGTGCCTGGAGCGGGTCTCCACACTGGCGACCGGCACCGGTTCCCTTCGGGTGCTGGAGCCCAGCGCCGGCGACGGGGCGTTCCTGCGCGGCATCGTGGCGCATCCGCTTCGCGAGCGGGTCGGCGACGTGGTGGCCGTGGAGATCCTGGAGCCCGAGGCGGCCGCCTGCCGGGACGGCGGCGCGGCTCTCGGCGAGAGCCTGCACGTGCATCACGGCAGCTTTCTGGACGACCACGTCCAGCCGGCGCCGTCCTTCGATGTGGTGGTGGGCAATCCGCCGTTCGTCCGCTTCCAGTTCGTCGACGCCGACGAGCGGCGCAAGGCGGAGGCGATCGCCACGCGGCTCGGCGTGGCCCTCAAGGGCGTCTCCAACCTGTGGATCCCGATCCTGCTGAAGGCCGTGTCCTGCCTGCGTACGGGCGGGGTGTTCGCCTTCATCCTGCCCGCCGAGTTCCTCACCGGGATCTCCGCCTCGACGGTCCGGGACTGGCTGCTGGCCCACACCACCGAGCTGCGGATCGACCTGTTCCCGCCGAACTCATTTCCGGCGGTGCTCCAGGAGGTCGTGGTGCTCAGCGGACGGCGGCTCGACGTCTCCGCCGGGACGGCGAACCTCACCGTCTTCGACCACAGCGGGGATCGGCCGGCCTGGAGCCATCAGGTCCGTCCGGGCACACCCACGTGGACGAACTTCCTGCTGACCCCGGCCCAGGCGGACGCGTACACCGGCGCCTCCCGGTTGGCGGGCTGCATCGGCCTCGGTGGCGCGGTGCGGTTCAGGGTGGCCACGGTGACCGGCGCGAACGACTTCTTCTCGGTGGACGAGGCGACCGTGGAGCGGTACGAGCTGGAACCCTGGGCCCGGCCGCTGCTGCCCCGCATCCGTAACGCGCCCGGCCTGGTCTTCACCCAGAGAGATCACGACCGGATCCTCAGCGAGGGCGGCAAGGGCCGGCTCCTGGACTTCGCCGCCACCGCACCGGACCCGTCGGAGGTGTCCGGCCCCACCGGCTACCTCGGCCTGGGTGAGCGGGATCTGCTGCACGAGCGGTACAAATGCCGGATCCGTACCCCGTGGTACCGGGTTCCCGTGGTCGCGCCCGGGGAGCTGCTGCTCTCCAAGCGGTCGCACCTGTTCCCGCGGGTCGTCCTCAACACCGTGTCAGCGGTCACCACCGACACGATCTATCAGGGCCGGCTCACCGCGGCGTACGCGCGGCGGGGCCGGGCCGTGGCGGCGTCGTTCCACAACTCGCTGACCATCCTGAGCGCCGAGATCGAGGGCCGTAGCTTCGGCGGCGGGGTGCTGGAGCTGGTGCCCAGCGAGGTGGCCCGGCTGCGGATCTTCGTGGCCGACGAGCTCGCCGAGGACCTGGGCCGGCTGGACGCCATCTCCCGGTCCACCGATCCGGACAAGGACAGCCTGCTGGTCGAGGAGACGGACCGGCGGCTGGCGAAGGCGGTGGACGGCCTGGACGACTCGGTTCTCGCCACCCTCGCGGACGCCCGTCGCACGCTTCTCCAGCGCCGTCTGGACCGGAACCGGTCCTGA
- a CDS encoding glycoside hydrolase family 16 protein, whose amino-acid sequence MRKLRALLSAATVALTLAGTLTITSRGDTADAAIGPVTWSDEFNGASGAAIDGSKWNFDVGGGGFGNSELQYYTNSTGNVRQDGQGHLAITARKENPANYQCWYGTCQYTSGRILTSGKFTQKYGRFEASIKVPKGQGIWPAFWMLGDNLGSVGWPQSGEIDIMENVGKEPNKLYGTVHGPGYSGGASIGGSRTLGAPLGDAFHSYAVEWSPNLIVWYLDGAEYFRVTPASLGGNQWVFDHPFFMILNVAVGGNWPGSPDASTSFPQTMLVDYVRVSAWNESTTPPPATGNALKSNFNGRCIDIPGANAVDGARLQMYDCNGSAAQQWTFASDGTLRAMGKCMDPAGGALANGTPIQLVTCNGNPVQRFTLSAAGDLVNISANRCVDITGWNNANGAPLQLWDCGGTANQKWARA is encoded by the coding sequence ATGCGGAAGTTACGAGCCCTCCTCAGCGCGGCGACCGTCGCGCTCACCCTCGCCGGAACCCTGACCATCACGTCCCGCGGAGACACGGCGGACGCCGCCATCGGCCCGGTGACCTGGTCAGACGAGTTCAACGGCGCGTCCGGCGCGGCGATCGACGGATCGAAGTGGAACTTCGACGTCGGCGGTGGCGGCTTCGGCAACAGCGAGCTGCAGTACTACACCAACTCCACCGGCAACGTCCGCCAGGACGGCCAGGGTCACCTGGCGATCACTGCGCGTAAGGAGAACCCCGCCAACTACCAGTGCTGGTACGGCACCTGTCAGTACACGTCGGGCCGGATCCTCACGTCCGGAAAATTCACGCAGAAGTACGGCCGGTTCGAGGCCAGCATCAAGGTCCCGAAGGGCCAGGGCATCTGGCCCGCGTTCTGGATGCTCGGCGACAACCTGGGCAGCGTCGGCTGGCCGCAGTCCGGCGAGATCGACATCATGGAGAACGTCGGCAAGGAGCCGAACAAGCTCTACGGCACCGTCCACGGGCCCGGCTACTCCGGCGGCGCCTCCATCGGGGGCAGCCGCACCCTGGGCGCCCCGCTCGGCGACGCCTTCCACTCGTACGCGGTCGAATGGTCTCCGAACCTGATCGTCTGGTACCTGGACGGCGCCGAGTACTTCCGCGTCACCCCGGCCTCGCTCGGCGGCAACCAGTGGGTCTTCGACCACCCGTTCTTCATGATCCTGAACGTCGCGGTCGGCGGTAACTGGCCGGGCAGCCCGGACGCGAGCACCTCGTTCCCGCAGACCATGCTGGTCGACTACGTGCGCGTCTCGGCCTGGAACGAGTCGACCACGCCGCCGCCGGCCACCGGCAACGCGCTGAAGAGCAACTTCAACGGCCGCTGCATCGACATCCCCGGCGCCAACGCGGTCGACGGCGCTCGGCTCCAGATGTACGACTGCAACGGCTCCGCCGCCCAGCAGTGGACCTTCGCGAGCGACGGCACCCTGCGCGCCATGGGCAAGTGCATGGACCCGGCCGGCGGCGCGCTGGCCAACGGCACCCCGATCCAGCTGGTCACCTGCAACGGGAACCCGGTCCAGCGGTTCACCCTGTCGGCCGCCGGTGACCTGGTGAACATCTCGGCGAACCGGTGCGTCGACATCACCGGATGGAACAACGCCAACGGCGCCCCGCTCCAGCTCTGGGACTGCGGCGGCACCGCCAACCAGAAGTGGGCCAGGGCCTGA
- a CDS encoding LCP family protein produces the protein MVVSGGTMVTGQALVSKYTGGITNNDLLDNGAAQAAPANKEIKGPLTILLVGIDPRKPSTPPLSDSILIAHIPADMSTAYLFSMPRDLYVDIPADSKSGVRAHSGKINSAMALGSQVNGKIDVVNGFQLLSKTVRNYTGIDKFDAAAIINFGGFKKMIEALGGVSMVIDMDVKSEHLTPEGKQRPRKSSCPVTSDCPHPYTGPQASYKKSTKPVRLQPWQALDYVRQRYPNAGVPMSDYDRQRHQQQFIKAMAKEAMSKDVITDVGKLTKILDAAGESLTFAGGGSDPLEWAIALKGLNVDDMATVKLPGGGKFESDGDYLGEEFRPATTADDFFKAVREDRVASFLLDHPGLVNKDS, from the coding sequence ATGGTCGTCAGCGGAGGGACCATGGTCACCGGCCAGGCCCTGGTCTCCAAGTACACCGGCGGGATCACCAACAACGACCTGCTCGACAACGGTGCGGCGCAGGCGGCGCCGGCCAACAAGGAGATCAAGGGCCCGCTGACGATCCTGCTGGTCGGCATCGACCCGCGGAAGCCCTCGACGCCGCCGCTGTCCGACTCGATCCTGATCGCGCACATCCCCGCGGACATGAGCACGGCCTACCTGTTCTCCATGCCCCGCGACCTGTACGTGGACATCCCTGCCGACTCGAAGTCCGGCGTCCGCGCGCACAGCGGGAAGATCAACTCGGCGATGGCGCTGGGCAGCCAGGTGAACGGCAAGATCGACGTCGTCAACGGCTTCCAGCTGCTCTCCAAGACGGTCCGCAACTACACCGGCATCGACAAGTTCGACGCCGCGGCGATCATCAACTTCGGCGGCTTCAAGAAGATGATCGAGGCGCTCGGCGGCGTCTCCATGGTCATCGACATGGACGTGAAGTCGGAGCACCTGACGCCCGAGGGCAAGCAGCGGCCGCGTAAGTCGAGCTGCCCGGTCACCAGCGACTGCCCGCACCCGTACACGGGCCCGCAGGCGTCCTACAAGAAGAGCACCAAGCCGGTCCGGCTCCAGCCGTGGCAGGCGCTCGACTACGTGCGGCAGCGCTACCCCAACGCCGGCGTCCCGATGAGCGACTACGACCGGCAGCGCCACCAGCAGCAGTTCATCAAGGCCATGGCCAAGGAGGCGATGAGCAAGGACGTCATCACCGACGTCGGCAAGCTCACCAAGATCCTGGACGCGGCCGGTGAGTCGCTCACCTTCGCCGGCGGCGGCAGCGACCCGCTCGAGTGGGCGATCGCGCTCAAGGGCCTCAACGTCGACGACATGGCCACCGTCAAGCTCCCCGGTGGCGGCAAGTTCGAGTCCGACGGCGACTACCTGGGTGAGGAGTTCCGGCCGGCGACCACGGCCGACGACTTCTTCAAGGCCGTCCGGGAGGACCGGGTCGCCTCGTTCCTGCTGGACCACCCCGGCCTGGTGAACAAGGACAGCTGA
- a CDS encoding calcium-binding protein, which produces MRRSTRFGAVLFTSLLGGLIVAVPAEAAAAGNARVSGTRVFYTAAKGAQNRVVVTRSGNRITIDDRVAVKAGPGCKAVKGDRTRVVCRIRTASTRIRISTGDRADTIVNRTGLGMTADGGTGGDTISGGPGEDILRGGSGSDRLYGYGASDVLYGGTGADRLNGGAGQDFLRGQSGDDVLLGSSGDDFLTGELGADRLDGGSGNDSLLGDEPGLGRVSADVLRGGPGRDSVVYANYRNGVTVDLDGSARDDGQAGEHDTVGADVEDIYSGDGNDRLTGNASANRFDGGFGDDVLRGGAGDDVLIGLDGRDSIYGEAGDDEIGDFDMDGDLLDGGTNATLGDRCVVSGPDTTVDCER; this is translated from the coding sequence ATGCGACGATCCACCAGATTTGGAGCCGTCCTCTTCACATCCCTGCTCGGCGGCCTGATCGTGGCCGTGCCCGCGGAGGCCGCCGCCGCCGGTAACGCCCGGGTCTCCGGGACCCGGGTGTTCTACACCGCCGCGAAAGGCGCGCAGAACCGGGTCGTGGTGACCCGGTCCGGCAACCGGATCACGATCGACGACCGGGTGGCGGTCAAGGCCGGCCCAGGCTGCAAGGCCGTCAAGGGTGACCGGACCAGGGTCGTCTGCCGCATCAGGACCGCATCGACCCGGATCCGGATCTCCACCGGCGATCGGGCCGACACGATCGTCAACCGGACCGGTCTCGGCATGACCGCCGACGGCGGGACCGGCGGCGACACGATCAGCGGCGGGCCGGGCGAGGACATCCTCCGCGGCGGTTCCGGCAGCGACCGGCTGTACGGGTACGGCGCCAGCGACGTCCTCTACGGCGGCACCGGCGCCGACCGGCTGAACGGCGGCGCCGGCCAGGACTTCCTCCGCGGCCAGTCCGGCGACGACGTCCTCCTCGGGTCGAGCGGCGACGACTTCCTCACCGGCGAGCTCGGCGCCGACCGCCTCGACGGCGGCAGCGGCAACGACTCGCTCCTCGGCGACGAACCGGGTCTGGGCCGGGTGTCCGCCGATGTGCTGCGCGGCGGGCCGGGCCGCGACTCGGTCGTCTACGCGAACTACCGCAACGGCGTCACCGTCGACCTCGACGGCTCGGCCCGCGACGACGGCCAGGCCGGCGAGCACGACACGGTCGGCGCCGACGTGGAGGACATCTACAGCGGCGACGGCAACGACCGGCTGACCGGCAACGCCTCCGCCAACCGCTTCGACGGCGGCTTCGGCGACGACGTGCTCCGCGGCGGCGCGGGCGACGACGTGCTGATCGGCCTGGACGGCCGGGACAGCATCTACGGCGAGGCCGGCGACGACGAGATCGGCGACTTCGACATGGACGGCGACCTGCTGGACGGCGGCACCAACGCCACCCTCGGCGACCGGTGCGTGGTCTCCGGCCCGGACACCACGGTCGACTGCGAGCGCTGA
- a CDS encoding chitinase — translation MKRSRSVILATVTALVAGGAATWFSGEASAAAACAPTWSPTAVYVNGNVVSQNSHNYTAKWWTQNESPAVRSGQWDVWADNGVCGGGTTPPTTTPPTTTPPTTTPPTTTPPTTTPPTTTPPNGSLPKHFLTGYWQNFDNGAAPLKLADVPATYDLIAVAFADATATQGAVTFNLDPGLAGAVGGYTTAQFKADIATLHSRGKKVVISVGGEKGTVAVNSTAAATAFADSVYSLIQTYGFDGVDIDLENGLDPTYMASALRSLRAKAGANLIITMAPQTIDMQNPQSSYFKLALDIKDILTVVFTQYYNSGAMLGCDNNAAYGQGTVNFLTALACIPLQNGLRPDQIALGLPASTRAAGGGYVAPSVVTNALDCLAKATNCGTFRPPATYPGIRGAMTWSINWDVTNGNAWANTIDPHLATLP, via the coding sequence ATGAAGCGCTCCCGATCGGTAATCCTCGCAACGGTCACGGCGCTGGTCGCCGGCGGCGCGGCGACCTGGTTCTCGGGCGAGGCCTCGGCCGCCGCCGCCTGCGCGCCCACGTGGAGTCCGACCGCCGTGTACGTCAACGGCAACGTGGTCTCGCAGAACAGCCACAACTACACGGCCAAGTGGTGGACGCAGAACGAGTCGCCGGCCGTCCGCAGTGGTCAGTGGGACGTCTGGGCGGACAACGGCGTCTGTGGAGGCGGCACCACGCCGCCCACGACGACGCCGCCGACCACCACCCCGCCCACCACGACGCCGCCCACCACCACCCCGCCGACGACCACTCCCCCCACCACGACCCCGCCCAACGGCTCGCTGCCGAAGCACTTCCTCACCGGCTACTGGCAGAACTTCGACAACGGCGCCGCGCCGCTCAAGCTCGCCGACGTCCCGGCCACGTACGACCTGATCGCGGTCGCCTTCGCGGACGCCACCGCCACCCAGGGCGCGGTCACCTTCAACCTCGACCCGGGCCTGGCCGGCGCGGTCGGCGGCTACACCACCGCCCAGTTCAAGGCGGACATCGCCACCCTGCACTCGCGGGGCAAGAAGGTGGTCATCTCGGTCGGCGGCGAGAAGGGCACGGTCGCCGTCAACAGCACGGCCGCGGCCACCGCGTTCGCCGACTCGGTCTACTCGCTGATCCAGACGTACGGGTTCGACGGCGTCGACATCGACCTGGAGAACGGGCTCGACCCGACCTACATGGCGAGCGCGCTGCGCAGCCTGCGGGCCAAGGCCGGCGCGAACCTGATCATCACGATGGCGCCGCAGACCATCGACATGCAGAACCCGCAGTCGTCGTACTTCAAGCTGGCGCTCGACATCAAGGACATCCTGACCGTCGTCTTCACCCAGTACTACAACTCCGGTGCGATGCTCGGCTGCGACAACAACGCCGCGTACGGCCAGGGCACGGTCAACTTCCTGACCGCGCTGGCCTGCATCCCGCTGCAGAACGGGCTGCGCCCGGACCAGATCGCCCTCGGCCTGCCGGCCAGCACCCGGGCCGCCGGTGGCGGCTACGTCGCCCCGTCGGTCGTCACCAACGCCCTGGACTGCCTGGCCAAGGCCACCAACTGCGGCACCTTCCGGCCGCCGGCCACCTACCCGGGCATCCGCGGTGCGATGACCTGGTCGATCAACTGGGACGTCACCAACGGCAACGCCTGGGCCAACACCATCGACCCGCACCTCGCCACTCTCCCCTGA